The Streptomyces sp. Je 1-332 genome has a window encoding:
- a CDS encoding helix-turn-helix domain-containing protein: protein MTEDQAVLENVGPRLRGFRQALGLTLATLAERTGLTQSTISRLERGHIRPTLEQLLPLARAYAVPLDELVAAPSTGDPRVHLRPFHKDGLTFVPLGVKTGGMRAYKVIYPPLSTLPVPRFHTHPGREWFYVLHGTVQLVLTDTRTELTAGEAAEFDTAAPHWIGNARDDTPAETIAIYGQQGERVHVTDV from the coding sequence GTGACGGAAGACCAGGCGGTACTGGAGAACGTCGGGCCGAGGCTGCGGGGCTTCCGGCAGGCCCTCGGCCTGACGCTCGCCACTCTGGCGGAGCGCACAGGGCTCACGCAGAGCACCATCTCGCGACTCGAACGCGGGCACATCCGCCCGACTCTGGAACAGCTCCTGCCCCTCGCCCGCGCCTACGCCGTGCCGCTCGACGAGCTCGTAGCCGCGCCGTCCACCGGCGACCCGCGGGTCCACCTGCGCCCCTTTCACAAGGACGGGCTGACCTTCGTGCCGCTGGGCGTGAAGACGGGTGGCATGCGCGCGTACAAGGTGATCTACCCCCCACTGTCGACACTCCCGGTACCGCGATTCCACACGCATCCAGGCCGGGAGTGGTTCTACGTGCTGCACGGGACGGTCCAACTCGTCCTGACCGACACCCGGACAGAGTTGACGGCGGGCGAAGCCGCGGAGTTCGACACAGCGGCTCCGCACTGGATCGGCAACGCCCGGGATGACACACCGGCGGAGACCATCGCCATCTACGGGCAGCAAGGCGAGCGCGTGCACGTCACCGACGTCTGA